The segment CTCCACTAAATCTACCATCAGTTATTAGCGCTACTTTTTCTCCAAGTCCTTGCCCAACAATTGCGGATGTTGGTGCCAACATTTCTCTCATCCCTGGTCCGCCCACAGGACCTTCATTTCTTATAACAACAACATTACCAGCTTTAATATCATTATTCAAAATTGATTTGAGACAATCCTCCTCACTCTCAAAGATGCGAGCAGGTCCTTTTAATACAGGATTCTTTATTCCACTAATTTTGGCTACACAACCTTCCGAGGCTAAGTTCCCTTTTAGAATCGCTAAGTGACCTTTTTTATAAAGTGGATTATCAATATCTCGAATGACATCCTGATTCTCTGGAGGTTTAACTGGAATATCTTTTAAGGATTCAACTACTGTTTTACCCTCTATGTTTCTACAATTACCATGTATCAAACCTGTGTTTAGAAGTATTTTCATAACTTGTGGAATTCCACCTGCTTTATGAAGATCGACTGTTACGTATTTACCGCTGGGTTTTAAGTCGCAAATTACAGGTACTTTTTGTCTTATTCTTTCGAAATCATCAATATTGATATCTATACCTGCTGTATTTGCTATTGCTAATATATGGAGAACGGCATTAGTTGAACCTCCAATAGCCATAATGACAGTTATTGCATTCTCAAATGATTCTTTAGTCATGAGAGTTAAAGGTCTAATATCTTTTCTAATTGCATCAACTAATATTTCAGCACTTTTTTCAGCGCTAACTTCCTTTTCGTAATCTTCAGCTGCCATTGTTGAACTATATGGAAGACTTAAACCCAAGACTTCTATAACAGCAGACATAGTGTTAGCTGTAAACATTCCTCCACAACTTCCAGCTCCTGGGATACAATTTTTTTCAACTTCAATTAATCTCTTCTCATTTATTTTCCCAGAAGTTAATTGCCCAACAGCTTCAAATGCACTGACAACTGTAAGATCTTCACCATTTAATTTACCAGGTTTTATTGTTCCTCCATAAATAAATATGGATGGGATATTCATTCTTGCAATTGCAATCATTGCTCCTGGCATATTTTTATCACAACCTCCAATAGCTAAAACCCCATCCATACTTTGCGCATTGCATGCTGTTTCGATTGAATCAGCTATAACCTCTCTTGAAACTAGGGAATATTTCATTCCCTCTGTTCCCATAGAGATTCCATCACTTACGGTGATGGTTCCGAACATCTGAGGCATACCTCCTGCTTCTCTTATTGATTCTTCAGCTTTTAGAGCTAACTTGTTTAGACCCATATTGCATGGTGTGATAGTACTAAATCCGTTAGCAACTCCAATTATAGGTTTAGTAAAATCTTCATCACTAAAACCAACAGCTCTTAACATTGATCTGTTAGGAGATCTTTGGACACCTTGAGTTATTGCAGATGATCTTAATTTATTCATATGATTTGAGAACCTCTATTATTCTATTGTCCTAATTCCTCAAGTTGCCTCCTTACATCAGCAATTGCAGAATTAAGCTCTTCAACTTTTTGCTCTAATTTATCTCCTTCAACGTCTTTAATGTTTTCGTTAGTGTCAATAGCTTCTGAACCATCTTGAATTCTTGATGAATACATCATTGCTTTTTGTTTCTTTTCTTCTTTTCTTTTATCTGCTTCGGAGATTAACCACCATGCCAAACCTGCTGCTCCGATAAAAGCCCCACTTATTAAAGATAAAAAATTATTTGAAGACGAATCTCTATATTCAGACATTGGTAATTAATTTCTATTTATATTATATCTTAGTTCTTATCTGAAAATATAGTACTCAAACGCAATAAAGGGTTTCCAATTCCGGGCTTCAACAAATTTGAATTTTCGTCTTCTTCATCAATACAAGATGTATATATAACTTGTTGAGGAAATACCTTTGCAATTTCATTTAGACCTTTATTGCTGCAAATGGATGATATTAATAAAATCCTATTAGATTCAACCCCTAATCTTTTTAACTTAATAAGAGTTTCAATTGGATTTGATTTCATCTTTATTTGATCTGAATAAACCATAACACCAATATTATCTTCGATTTTTGTTGGTAATTCTCCTAACAAAAGAGTTGAATTTGGGATCACTTCTTTTGCTCCGTACCATAGGGATAATCCTTCAGGCATTATTGCTATTACTTTTATTGGATAATCATTATTTATAAAAACACCTTCTGCCTCTCCATGATCTGTTTTTATCGACTCTTTTTTATATGGAAGCCAATCTCTTAACGCTTCATAAGTTAGCCATTTTCCTAATTGTTCATAGCCAGTTGAATATAAAATATTAGGAGTATTTTTCTCTCTTAAAATTGAAAGCCAATGTTTTATTAATGGATGAGGAGGAACAATAACCTTTAGTGACATTGCCATATATTTTCCTTTAAGATGGTGATACAAACTTTAAAACCCTAGATCTAAAATACATTTTTATTATGATTAAATCAATTAATTTCCCTTCCCTCAAAAATGCTTTAATAACTATATTTTTTATTGGAATCCTATTTTTTAATTTTGTAAACTCTGCTTGGGCTAAACGACCTCCAGAAATAAGAAACCAGCAAGACCTTGATTTAGAGGAAGATATGCATGGTCAAGATCTTAGTGGTAATGAATTTGTAAAGTTCAATTTAAATGGATTTGATTTTAGTCAAAGTAACTTGGAGGGCGCAGTTTTTAATAATAGTAAATTGCAAAACGCAACTATGACTGGAGCTAACCTTAGTGACGCTTTAGCATATGCAACAGATTTTACAGACGCAGATCTTTCAGATGTGAATTTCACAAATGCTTTATTAATGGAAAGTAATTTTGAAGGGGCCAAGATTGATGGTGCAGATTTTACGAATGCAGTTCTTAGCCGTATACAACAAAAAGAATTATGTGAAATAGCAAATGGTACTAATAGTTCGACAGGAGAAAGTACAGAATATAGTCTTGGTTGTTAAAAAACAAATATGAATAAAAGAATACCTGTAATTGTAATTTCTGGATTTCTTGGGTCTGGTAAGACTACTTTTTTAAGATATTTACTTAGAGAGAGTAATAAAAAATTTGGGTTAATAATAAACGAATTTGGTGATGTTGGGATTGATGGAGACTTGGTTAAAAGCTGTAATGGTTGTGATGATTCAGATGAAGGCTGTATTATTGAATTAAATAATGGTTGTTTATGTTGCACCGTTCAAGATGATTTTATTCCCTCGATAAAATCACTTTTAAATTTTAATCCTGACATAGAAGCAATAATCATTGAGACGAGTGGACTTGCCTTACCCTTACCATTGATACAAGCACTCAATTGGCCTGAGATAAGGACATCAATATATCTTGATGTCGTGATTGGCATAGTCAATGGAGAGTCAATGCTTAAGGGCTCTCCAATAAATGATTTAAATGAAATAACTAATCAGTACGATGAGTTAAATAAGATTGACCATAATGCATCCATTGACGAACTCTTTGAAGAACAGTTAGAGGTTTCTGATATCGTTCTAATATCTAGAGCAGATGTTTTAAATGAAAAAGAATTTAAATCTATCAAAAATTTAATCAAAGAAAAGTTTAATTCAACTGTTCCCATTCTTAAGTCTCTTAATGGCAAAATTGATTTAAAGTATATATTTGATATTGATTTAAAAAAGAATAATTATAAAAAATTTATTTCTGAAGAACATGATCATAATCATGTTGAACTTGTCTCTGATTCAGTAAAGTTAAATTATTTTCTTGACAAAAAAGAATTTGAGAAAGAGATAGCAAACGTTTTAAGTGAAATTGATATTCTTCGAATAAAAGGACGTATATGGATTCCAAAAAAATCATTGCCTTTGCAAATACAAATAGTTGGAAAAAAAATAAATACTTGGTATGAAGAAGCACCTCTTAATTGTTGGAGGCCAATTGATAGTGGTGGACTTGAATTAGTCATAATTTCCTTTGATAGTGAATCGATTAATAAATTTATAAAAAAAATTAAAGAGAAATTTAAGGTTTTAAACGTCCTAAAATAGGCATTTAATTTTATAGTAGTTTCTGGAAAAATTTCCCTGATTTCTAAATTGAAAATGGAAGATTCAAAAATTGCTTTTAAACCTAGTATCCTTACTGAAGATTCAATTCCTTGTTTTAAAGTTATTTGTTCTAAATGTGCTGGGTCAGGTAATTTTAAAACTCCTGAAAACTCAAGAAGAACTTGTTTAGAATGTTTTGGTAAGGGTTATGTAAACGTTTAATTAAATTTTTTTGTTTTTAATGATAAAAATATTTGTTTATTAATTAAGAGTACTTTTTTATTAAATTTTAAACTATTCTTCTATTAGAAATAATTTTTTAATTGGATCAATTTGAAGTTAAAGTTTTTATAAGGTTAAGACCTTCCGTTCTTGATCCAGCAGGAGAGGCAATAAAGTCTGCTTCCAGCAAACTTGGAGTCGCAGGAATTAAATCTTTAAGAATAGGAAAATTGATTGAAGTTAAAATCGAAAGTAATGAAGAAGATATTAAAGAAAAAATTGAATTATTATGTGATCGATTATTTGCTAATACAGTCATTGAAGACTATGAGTATTCAATAAATAAATTATAAATGGCTAGTTTTACGGTTGGTATTGTCGTTTTCCCTGGTTCTAATTGTGATCGTGATGTTTCCTGGGCTTTAGAAGGTTGTTTAGACATTAAAACAAAATTCTTATGGCATGAATCATCTGATTTGAATGATGTTGATTCAATTGTTTTGCCAGGAGGATTTAGTTATGGTGATTATTTAAGATGTGGAGCAATAGCAAGATTCTCTCCATTAATAAATTCTTTACATGACTTTATTAAAAGCGGAAGACGTGTATTAGGCATATGCAATGGGTTTCAAATTTTAACTGAATCAGGTTTTCTTCCGGGAGCACTTGTTGCTAATAAAAATCTCAATTTCATATGTGATGATGTTGACTTGAATGTGATCACTTCGAAAGGAGGTTGGTTTCAAAAGTTAAACGAAAATCAAAATATAAAATTACCAATTGCGCATGGAGAAGGGTGTTATCATTGCGATCAAGACACTTTAAAAAGACTTGTTGATAATGATTTAATTGCACTGAAATACAAAACTAATCCTAATGGGTCAACTTCTGATATAGCTGGTATAACTAATGAGAAAGGAAATGTTTTAGGATTAATGCCTCATCCTGAGCGAGCTTGTGATGAATCTATTGGTGGAATAGATGGTCTCTATACTTTGAGGTCATTAATTACACAATAAAAAAAGACCTCAAATGTTGAGGTCTTTTTTATTTAGACTTTTCTTAAATATTAAACTGCTGCTTTTACTTTTGGATCTAAGTTTCCTTTCGCATAAAGATCAGCGTAATAATTTGTGCTGCTTTGTTTGATCTTACTTGCTTGACCTTCGCACCAGAATTGCTTATATCTATCAAGACAAACTTGCTTCATGTATTTTCTGGCAGGTTTATTGAAATGTCTTGGATCGAAGTTTGCTGTGTCTGCAAAAGCAGCTTCTCTAACTGCGGCTGTAAATGCAAGTCTATTATCAGTATCGATATTAACTTTCCTTACCCCGTTTCTGATGCCCTCTTGAATTTCTTCTACAGGTACACCGTATGTCTGTGGAATTTCCCCACCATATTTGTTAATTATATCTAACCATTCTTGAGGAACCGAACTAGATCCATGCATTACAAGGTGAGTATTTGGTAGAGCTTTATGGATCTCAGCAATTCTGCTTATCGCAAGAACCTCTCCTGTTGGCTTTCTTGTGAATTTATATGCACCATGACTTGTTCCTATTGCTATGGCTAAAGCATCAACTTTTGTTTTCGCTACAAAGTCTGCAGCTTCTTCAGGATCAGTTAAAAGCATATCTGTTGAAAGTTCACCTTCGAATCCATGACCATCTTCAGCTTCACCTTTCCCTGTCTCTAAGGATCCTAAGCAACCTAATTCTCCCTCAACACTAACTCCCACTGAATGTGCGAAGTCTACTACTTTTTTTGTTACGGCAACATTATATTCATAACTTGCGGGTGTTTTTGCATCTGCCTCTAAAGATCCGTCCATCATTACTGAGGTAAAACCATTAATAGCTGCTGAATAACAAGTTGATGGCTCATTACCATGATCTTGATGCATTACAACTGGAATATTTGGATAAGTTTCTGTTGCAGCAAGGATCAGGTGACGAAGGAAAATTTCTCCAGCATAATTTCTTGCTCCTCTTGAAGCTTGAAGAATTACAGGGCTATCAGTTTCGTAAGCAGCCTCCATGATCGCTTGAACCTGTTCAAGATTATTGACATTAAAAGCTGGTATACCGTAACGATTCTCGGCTGCGTGATCTAAAAGTAGTCTCAGTGGAACGAGGGCCATAATTAAAAATTAATTAGATGCTTAAGAAAAAATAAGCAATATGTTCCGAGATTTTAATATATAGAGGGATCAAATGTCACGTCATTAGATATACAAATCACTAAAAAATCGAGTAATAATTGTTACTCAGCAATTTATTTAGCTAAATTTTTATAGAAATACCACTCTCAGAGGATCTTCTTATTGCTTCACAAACTCTTTGACTAGTAAGTCCCTCAGACAATCCAGGGATTACAGGTGTTTGATTATTGATACTCTCAGCCCATAAATTGTGAATTCTCTTAACAGGTGCAATTCTTCCATCAGACCAGGTTTTTTCAAAATTGTAGAGAGGATCCGCAGGCAAATTATATGTTTTATCCTCTTTGTTTGAAAATTTTAAATTAAAACCATGTACGTAATCTTTTTGATTCTCACTGCTTAGGAAAAGTGAACCTTCACTTCCGTACACTTCCAAACTAAATCCTCTTCCATTTTTTGAAATCGAGGATAATGAAACCTGACATGGTATGAGAGCGCTATCGTAATTAGTTATTTCAAGGTTAGCTATACAAATATCTTCACTTGTTACTTCCAATATCTTGGAGGAATTAGACAATGATCTTTCATTAATTGATGTTGATATTTTTCCAGATACTTTTATCGATTCTCCAAAAAACCAGTTCAACATATCGAATGCATGAGTTCCCAAAGCTCCAATTACTCCTCCCCCTTTTTCTCTTAATGAATACCAGTTCCATGCTCTCTTGGGATCAGATCTGCTGCCCATTAACCAATCAAGTTTAATTAAATAAATTTTACCTAAAATATTCTCATCAATTATTTTCTTGGTTTGTAGAAAAAGAGGTACTGCTCTATATTCAAAATCTACGCAAACACTCAAATTATTAATTAAGGATATTCTTTGGAGTTCTTCAATTTCTTCGGAAGTTAAGGCAACAGGTTTTTCTAATAAGAGATGTTTATTATTCTCTAGTGCTTCCTTTGCTAATTTAAATCTTGATTCAGGAGATGTAGCAATTATTATACCGTCGATATCTTTAGATTTAACTAATTTTCCCCAATCATGATAAAAATTTAAACCGGTTTCTTTCTCTAATGATGGTCCTTTTTCTTTTTTATAGTGATAAATTGTAGTTGGAATTAAGTAATCTGATTCTTTTAAAGCTTCTAAATGAATTTTTTTTCCAAATCCTAAGCCAGCAATTGCGATTCTTAATTTTCGTGAAATATTAATGTTAGTCATTAATCTATTTTTTCAGAACAACCTTTTTCAATAACAACATCAATAAGCTCATCATTATTTGAAGTTTGCCACTTTGAACCGAACTGTGGGATGCCATTAATTGAAGTATCTTTATATGTTTTATCATTACAATTAATTCTCATAACATAAAGAGATAATTCTTCTTTATCGCTTGGTTCTTTAGGATTTTTAAGGAACTTTGTTAAAACTGTTATTTCTCCAGCATTTATTTCCTTAATACTTCCCATATCAATCCATTCCTTACCATCATTATTTTCTTTTAAAAGTACCCAATCTACATTACCGATACCATATGCAAATTCAGAGTTATTTAAAATTAGAATTAAAAAGGTAAAACATAAAGAAAAAAATTTAAAAATAATATTCATTTTTTTAATTTGTCTGAACCAGTTCTTTTACACCATGGATTTTTAAAAGTTTTGTCAAAGTGCTTTTAAGTTCCTTCCTATTTACGATTACATCAACGAATCCATGTTCTAAAAGATATTCTGCTGTTTGAAAATTATCAGGTAATTTTTCTCTTAAAGTTTGTTCTATTACTCTTCTCCCCGCAAATCCAATAAGAGCTTTTGGCTCCGCCAATATTAGATCTCCTAACATCGCAAAACTAGCAGTAACTCCACCTGTAGTTGGATGAGTTAATAAAGGCATGTAAAGAAGATTTTTAGCTCTATGTTTTTTTAGTGCGCCTGATATTTTTGCCATTTGCATAAGGCTTAACATTCCTTCTTGCATTCTTGCTCCACCAGAGGCACAAACAATTAAAATTGGATAGTTTTTAATTGTTGCTGTTTCAACAATTCTCGTAATCTTTTCTCCTACTACGGATCCCATTGATCCCCCCATAAATCTAAAATCCATTACTGCTAAGGCCAAAGGCATTGAATTAACGGAGCATAAACCAGTTATTACTCCATCTTTGAGACCAGTACCCTGTTGACTCTCCTTTATTCGTTCTGAATAAGATCTCCTATCCTTAAATTTTAATGGGTCAGTGGGACTTAATGATTCATCAAACTCTTTAAATGAATCTTTGTCAGCAATTATATTTATTCTTTCATCGCTATTAATCCTATTATGATGGCCACAATTACTGCACACATTAAAATTTGAAATTAAATCTTTTCTATAAGCAACTTGCCCACATTCTGAACATTTAACCCAAAGACCATCACTTTCCTCAGGATCTTGAGATACCTTCCCAACAAATTGATCTTTTCTCCTTGCGGCAAACCAGTCGATTAAAGACACAATATCCTCTGTTTTTTTCTATTTAAGTCTAAATAAGGCCCTTTTATCAAGGAAGATATATAAATATTTGAAATTCCTAATTAGTTAAATTTTACAAATACCATAATAAGTTTATTTTCATGAATTTATGCCTTCAAAAATTAAGATTATTTTGAAGGCTTAAGTAAAAGGAACTAAAACTATCTACGAATGTTTTTTTTCTTCAATCATTTTATGGATTATTGGAGTGAGGATCAATTCCATGGCAAAACCCATTTTCCCTCCATTAACAACTATGCTCGTTGGGCTTGACATGAATGAATCATGAATCATTCCCAAAAGATATTGAAAGTCAATCCCCCATTTTTCTCTTGCCCCTTTTCTGAAATGTATTATTACAAAACTTTCATCTGGTGTAGGAATGTTTCTACATATAAAGGGATTCGATGTATCAATAGTAGGTATTCTCTGGAAATTGATATCCGTTTTACTAAATTGTGGACAAATATGATTTATGTAGTCTGGCATTCTTCTCAAAATAGTATCAACTATGGTTTCTGCTGAATAACCTCTTTCAGCATTATCCCGATGTATTTTTTGTATCCACTCTAAGTTTGTAATAGGTACAACACCAACAAGTAAGTCTGCATAGGAGGAAACATTGTATCCTTCTCCCTCAACACCACCATGTAAACCTTCGTAGAAAAGAACATCTGTTCCATTTGGAATATCTTCCCAGGGGGTGAATTGACCTGGTTCTAATGATGTTCCAAGTCTTGCATTATGTTCCTGTGCTTCTTCAGTGCTGTGAAGATAATATCTTTTTTTACCTCCACCTGATTCACCATAAATTTTAAAAAGTTCTTCTAATTTGTCAAAAAGATTTGCTTCTGGCCCGAAGTGAGAAAAATTCTCCCCTTTTGAGAGTGCTTCTGCCATTGCTTTTTTCATAGGCATTCTTTCAAATCTGTGATAACTATCTCCTTCCACAACAGCTGGAACTATATCTTCTCTTGCAAAAATATGCTCAAATGCTCTTTTTACTGTACTTGTTCCTGCACCTGATGATCCTGTTACAGCAACTACTGGATGACGTTTAGACATTTAATTAAAACAATATCCATTGATTCTGACAGGTCATATGCCAACTTTTGTTCAAGTTAAAGATATTTTTTAATTTATTAATTTTTTATTCAAATTTCTTGGATTATTTTTTCTCCAATTTCACTACAAGAAAGAACTTGGCAATTACCATTATCTAGATCTGAAGTTCTATATCCTTTCGATAAAACATTATCAATTGCTATTTCTATATCATCAGCTGCTTCTATCTCATTTAGACCAATTTTAAGCATCATTGAAGTAGACAAAGCCATTGCTATAGGATTAGCTATATTTTTTCCAGCTATATCAGGAGCGGAACCATGAACAGGTTCAAAGACTCCAGGTCCTGAATTGCTTAATGATGCTGATGGAAGCATTCCAATCGAGCCAGTTATCATTGCGGCTAGGTCACTTAAAATATCTCCAAATAAATTACTAGTTAAAATTACATCAAATTGGCCCGGATCCTTAACGAGTTGCATGGCGGCATTATCAACATACATATTACTTAAAGCTAAATCGTTTTCTTTTGACGCGACTAGTGAAACTGTATCTCTCCATAATTGGCTTACTTCTAAAACGTTTGATTTATCTACCGAACATATTTTTTTACTTCTTTGATTTGCTATCTTGATTGCAACTTCTGTAATTCTTTCTATTTCGTTTGAATCATAAACCATTGTATTGAAAGCTTTTTTAATTTTAGTTTGCGTGATCTCTCCTCTAGGCTGTCCAAAATAGATTCCACCTATTAGCTCTCTTACTACAATTAAATCTACATTTTCAATAACTTCTTTTTTAAAAGAACTTGAATCCAGTAAGGATTTTCTTATCTTTACGGGTCTAATATTAGCGAATAAATTTAATGCTTCTCTTAATTTAAGTAAACCACTTTCTGGTCTTAATTCTCTTGGTAAAGTATCGTATTTCACATCACCTACACAAGCCAAAAGTACAGCATCACTAGCTTTACATTGATCTAATGTCTCTTTTGGCGCTGGATCATTATGTTTCTCATAAGCTATACCACCAAAATATTCTTCCTTAATATCAAGATTAAAACCATACTTCTTAGACAGTTTTTTTAATATGGTTATTGAAATTTCTGATATTTCTGGGCCTATACCATCTCCAGAAAGTAGAACAACTTTATATCTTTTCATTTAGTTTTTAATTTATTAAAAGAATAATTTATTTCTTGTCTAGTTGTCTAAGCTTTTTTGCTAATTCAGGTAGTTTTTTAAAAACACTTGAACTCCTTAACCAAGATTTATTTTTCATAGCTGGGAAGCCACTAACAACTTCTCCATCTTCAATATCACAATGGATCCCACATTTTGAACTAGCTATGACATTATTCCCAACTTTCACTCTGTTATTAACTCCTACTTGTCCAGCTAGGATTACGCTATTTCCAATCACAGCTCCTCCTGCTATTCCAACTTGAGCAGCAAATGCACAATTTTTTCCTATTTTAACTCCATGACCTATTTGAACTAAGTTATCCATCTTAGTTCCTTCATCTATAAATGTATTACCAACAGATGGCCTATCAATACAACAGTTTGTCCCAATTTCAACAAAGCTCTTTATTATTACACAACCTTTTTGAGGCATTTTAATCCACTTACCATCTTGGGGAATAAAACCAAACCCTTCAGAACCTATGACAGTATTTGAATTTATTACACAATTATTTTCAATGCTTGTGTTTTCATAAATTACACAATTCGGATGAATTACATTATTATTTCCTAATCTTACGTTTCCTAAAATAGTTGTACCAGGAAAAATTTTGTTATTGTCGCCAATAATTGAATTTTCGCCAATATAAACATTAGGTCCTACATAACAATTTTTCCCTACTTTTGCAGAACTTTTGATAACAGCTGAATCGTCAATACCTGGGTTGAAATTAATTTCTTCATATAGAAAATTTAATACTTCCGCAAATGCTATTCTTGGATTCTCTACAACTATATTTGAAATATTTAGTGATTCTAGTAAACCTAATATTTCATTATTATTAGATGTAATAATTGCTGAAGCAGATGTTTTTCCTAAATTATCTTTCAATATATTATTTTCTTCTAAAAAGGATATTTGATTTTTTAATGCAATATCTATAGAAGCAGCATTTTCTATATCTATATTTTCGAATATGTTTGCTTTGATAAATTTTGAT is part of the Prochlorococcus marinus subsp. pastoris str. CCMP1986 genome and harbors:
- the ilvD gene encoding dihydroxy-acid dehydratase, which produces MNKLRSSAITQGVQRSPNRSMLRAVGFSDEDFTKPIIGVANGFSTITPCNMGLNKLALKAEESIREAGGMPQMFGTITVSDGISMGTEGMKYSLVSREVIADSIETACNAQSMDGVLAIGGCDKNMPGAMIAIARMNIPSIFIYGGTIKPGKLNGEDLTVVSAFEAVGQLTSGKINEKRLIEVEKNCIPGAGSCGGMFTANTMSAVIEVLGLSLPYSSTMAAEDYEKEVSAEKSAEILVDAIRKDIRPLTLMTKESFENAITVIMAIGGSTNAVLHILAIANTAGIDINIDDFERIRQKVPVICDLKPSGKYVTVDLHKAGGIPQVMKILLNTGLIHGNCRNIEGKTVVESLKDIPVKPPENQDVIRDIDNPLYKKGHLAILKGNLASEGCVAKISGIKNPVLKGPARIFESEEDCLKSILNNDIKAGNVVVIRNEGPVGGPGMREMLAPTSAIVGQGLGEKVALITDGRFSGGTYGLVVGHIAPEAAVGGNIALIKEGDLITVDATNQLIEVELSDEELEMRRINWEKPSKKYKKGVLSKYSRIVSTSSLGAVTDLEE
- a CDS encoding membrane protein — translated: MSEYRDSSSNNFLSLISGAFIGAAGLAWWLISEADKRKEEKKQKAMMYSSRIQDGSEAIDTNENIKDVEGDKLEQKVEELNSAIADVRRQLEELGQ
- a CDS encoding uracil phosphoribosyltransferase, which gives rise to MAMSLKVIVPPHPLIKHWLSILREKNTPNILYSTGYEQLGKWLTYEALRDWLPYKKESIKTDHGEAEGVFINNDYPIKVIAIMPEGLSLWYGAKEVIPNSTLLLGELPTKIEDNIGVMVYSDQIKMKSNPIETLIKLKRLGVESNRILLISSICSNKGLNEIAKVFPQQVIYTSCIDEEDENSNLLKPGIGNPLLRLSTIFSDKN
- a CDS encoding pentapeptide repeat-containing protein encodes the protein MIKSINFPSLKNALITIFFIGILFFNFVNSAWAKRPPEIRNQQDLDLEEDMHGQDLSGNEFVKFNLNGFDFSQSNLEGAVFNNSKLQNATMTGANLSDALAYATDFTDADLSDVNFTNALLMESNFEGAKIDGADFTNAVLSRIQQKELCEIANGTNSSTGESTEYSLGC
- a CDS encoding GTP-binding protein yields the protein MNKRIPVIVISGFLGSGKTTFLRYLLRESNKKFGLIINEFGDVGIDGDLVKSCNGCDDSDEGCIIELNNGCLCCTVQDDFIPSIKSLLNFNPDIEAIIIETSGLALPLPLIQALNWPEIRTSIYLDVVIGIVNGESMLKGSPINDLNEITNQYDELNKIDHNASIDELFEEQLEVSDIVLISRADVLNEKEFKSIKNLIKEKFNSTVPILKSLNGKIDLKYIFDIDLKKNNYKKFISEEHDHNHVELVSDSVKLNYFLDKKEFEKEIANVLSEIDILRIKGRIWIPKKSLPLQIQIVGKKINTWYEEAPLNCWRPIDSGGLELVIISFDSESINKFIKKIKEKFKVLNVLK
- the purS gene encoding phosphoribosylformylglycinamidine synthase subunit PurS, yielding MDQFEVKVFIRLRPSVLDPAGEAIKSASSKLGVAGIKSLRIGKLIEVKIESNEEDIKEKIELLCDRLFANTVIEDYEYSINKL
- the purQ gene encoding phosphoribosylformylglycinamidine synthase subunit PurQ, which encodes MASFTVGIVVFPGSNCDRDVSWALEGCLDIKTKFLWHESSDLNDVDSIVLPGGFSYGDYLRCGAIARFSPLINSLHDFIKSGRRVLGICNGFQILTESGFLPGALVANKNLNFICDDVDLNVITSKGGWFQKLNENQNIKLPIAHGEGCYHCDQDTLKRLVDNDLIALKYKTNPNGSTSDIAGITNEKGNVLGLMPHPERACDESIGGIDGLYTLRSLITQ
- the fba gene encoding class II fructose-bisphosphate aldolase (catalyzes the reversible aldol condensation of dihydroxyacetonephosphate and glyceraldehyde 3-phosphate in the Calvin cycle, glycolysis, and/or gluconeogenesis) produces the protein MALVPLRLLLDHAAENRYGIPAFNVNNLEQVQAIMEAAYETDSPVILQASRGARNYAGEIFLRHLILAATETYPNIPVVMHQDHGNEPSTCYSAAINGFTSVMMDGSLEADAKTPASYEYNVAVTKKVVDFAHSVGVSVEGELGCLGSLETGKGEAEDGHGFEGELSTDMLLTDPEEAADFVAKTKVDALAIAIGTSHGAYKFTRKPTGEVLAISRIAEIHKALPNTHLVMHGSSSVPQEWLDIINKYGGEIPQTYGVPVEEIQEGIRNGVRKVNIDTDNRLAFTAAVREAAFADTANFDPRHFNKPARKYMKQVCLDRYKQFWCEGQASKIKQSSTNYYADLYAKGNLDPKVKAAV
- a CDS encoding Gfo/Idh/MocA family protein translates to MTNINISRKLRIAIAGLGFGKKIHLEALKESDYLIPTTIYHYKKEKGPSLEKETGLNFYHDWGKLVKSKDIDGIIIATSPESRFKLAKEALENNKHLLLEKPVALTSEEIEELQRISLINNLSVCVDFEYRAVPLFLQTKKIIDENILGKIYLIKLDWLMGSRSDPKRAWNWYSLREKGGGVIGALGTHAFDMLNWFFGESIKVSGKISTSINERSLSNSSKILEVTSEDICIANLEITNYDSALIPCQVSLSSISKNGRGFSLEVYGSEGSLFLSSENQKDYVHGFNLKFSNKEDKTYNLPADPLYNFEKTWSDGRIAPVKRIHNLWAESINNQTPVIPGLSEGLTSQRVCEAIRRSSESGISIKI
- the accD gene encoding acetyl-CoA carboxylase, carboxyltransferase subunit beta translates to MSLIDWFAARRKDQFVGKVSQDPEESDGLWVKCSECGQVAYRKDLISNFNVCSNCGHHNRINSDERINIIADKDSFKEFDESLSPTDPLKFKDRRSYSERIKESQQGTGLKDGVITGLCSVNSMPLALAVMDFRFMGGSMGSVVGEKITRIVETATIKNYPILIVCASGGARMQEGMLSLMQMAKISGALKKHRAKNLLYMPLLTHPTTGGVTASFAMLGDLILAEPKALIGFAGRRVIEQTLREKLPDNFQTAEYLLEHGFVDVIVNRKELKSTLTKLLKIHGVKELVQTN